The DNA window GGCGAGTGGGTGCTGAAAACCGCCTGTGCCGAAGCGGCCAGCTGGGCGACGCCGCTCAAGGTCTCGGTCAACGTTTCACCGATTCAGCTGATGAACACCTCGCTGACCGACACCATTATCAGCGTATTGCAGCAGACTGGCCTCGACCCGCGACGGCTGGATCTGGAGATCACCGAGTCGGATGTGTTCAATGAGAACACCCGTTCGCTGGAAATTCTCAGCCAGCTGCGCGAGCAGGGCATTCAAATCTCCATCGATGACTTTGGTACCGGCTATTCTTCGTTGTCGCGTTTAAGCTACTTCCCGTTCGATAAAATCAAAATCGACCGCTCGTTTGTTATCAATATTCCGGAGCAAAAAGACGATCTGGATATCGTGCGCCTGATTATCAGCATGGGAAAGAGCCTGCATATGCGCATTGTGGCTGAAGGCGTGGAGACCGAAGAGCAGTTGGCCTCGCTGCAGGCGCTGGGCTGCGACCTGGTGCAGGGCTATTTAATCGGCAAACCGAGTCCGCTGCGCTAAATGAAATATGAAGGCCCTTAAAGATATTATTCCGGGCGATTTCAGCAAGCTGGAAACGCCTTTTTTATTTTCTCTTAGCGCTAATCCCAGAGGGGTATAAAAAGGAGTAGAGATAAAATTCGCCAGGAAAATAATATCCTTCACCTTTGAAAGAGGTATATGATATGCATCATATAGGCTATTTCTGACCGTATCCTTTGCGACGGTAAAGTGAGGCGCAATCATGCAGCGAATTATTATTCCCACCCATTACGTTCATACCCGCAGCACGCCGCTGTGGACTAAGGAGACCGCTCCGGCCTCTATCTGGCGCCGCCATCTGGACGCTGGCACCCGCCAGGGGGTCTATCCCCGGCTGTCGGTGATGCAGGGGGCGATCCGCTATCTCGGCTATGCCGATGAAACCAGCCCCGAACCGGTTGAAACGCTGACCATTGAAGCCGGCCAGTTTGGCGTTTTTCCGCCAGAAAAATGGCACTGCATTGAGGCCCTCTCGGAGGACACGGTATTTAATGTCGACTTCTATGTTGATCCGAAAATTCTCATCGAGGGATAAAATTATGAACAGTGAAAATAAAGGTTATACCTTAGCGGTAGAGAATGGCCGGCTTCAGCGGAAACAAGAAAAAATATTCCTCAAACCGATGGTCTTGTATATTCCGCAGCAGGCGGTAGAGGCCGTTAATGGGCTGCTGAGCGCTCTGCCGGACGACAATTTAGAGGGGGAGTTTGTGCTGACGGTCACCAATAACAATAACGGCGTCTCGGTCGATAAAAGCTTTTCCTCGCTGGCGGCGCTGCGAGACCCGCTTACCGCGGCCGATGCGGTGAAGGAGCTGATCAATATCGTCCGCGGCTATGAGTCCGACGAAGAGACCAACGTTTGCGGCTGGTAAGGCCGCTATCCCGCTGCCGGCTGGCCGCTGACGCCCTGGGCCATCTGACCCACCAGCCACTCCCGCAGCGCGATAATATCCGCCCGCTGCGCTGCCGCTTCGGTGGTGACCAGACAGTAGCTGGCGCCCGGCAATGCGCCGCTGAATGGCGCGGATAACACCCCGCGCTGCAGCAGATCCCGCGCCAGCAGTTCGCTGGCGATCACCGCCCCCTGGCCGGCCACCGCCGCCTGCAGGGCATGGGTTTCATCGCTAAAGGTTAACCCCGCGTCAATATTCAGCGTCGGCGGTCCATAGCGGCGACGCCAGTTCTCCCAGCTCGGCGAATCGGCCGGTACGTGCCGGTTGGCGACGTGAAACAGCGTCACCTGCGCCAGATCGTCAGGCCGGCTGAGGGCCAGCGTCGGGCTGGCGACCACGATAAAGCGATCCTTATGCAGCAGGGTACAGCACAGATCCGGCTCGGGCGTTTCGCGATAGCGAATCGCGGCGTCCACCGTGCCCAGATGCAGATCCACCCGTTCGACGCTGGTGTGCAGACGCAGGTCGATAGCCGGAAAGCGGGCGGTGAAGTCCGCCAGCCGTGGCACCAGCCAGTGGGTGAGAAAATTGGAGGTGGTGGTGACGGTTAAGGATGGCGGCTGGCGGGCCTGGGCTATCTGGACGACAGCCTGCTCCAGGGCGCTGAAGGCGCGCTGGGTGGCGGCGTAGAGGATCTCGCCATCGGCGGTCAGGCTGACGCCCTGCGCGCTGCGTTCACAGACCCGGCACTCCAGGACCGATTCCAGCAGTTTGATCTGATGGCTGACCGCCGTCGCGCTGACGCCGAGCGCCCCGGCGGCCAGTTTAAAACTACGCTGGCGGGCGACGGCGTGAAAGGCGCGCAGGGCGCCCAGCGGTGGCAGGCGAGGGGGTCTCATGGCTGAGTTTTTCTCATCTATGGCTGAAAACTATGCGTTTGTGTGTCCCTGTATAGTGGCGATAGGCTACGGGCATGTAAAGACGATGACATGAGTTTTTTTCATGCCGTTTAATGTGTCAGGAGCTGAATATGCACGTTTTACACCACCATGCCGCCGCGAACGCTGCGGGAACCATCGACCCGCGCGGTCGCGCCATCGCCCTCAGCGTAGTCTTCGCCGCCGGGGCCTTGCTGTTCATCATGGCCCCCGTTATCGGGGCGAGCGGCACGCTGGGTCTGCTGGCGCTCCTGATCGCGGCCTTCGGCGCCGGATGGGGATTCGCGCGCGCGCAGCCCTGGCTCTATCGGGCGCCCCTGACGGCGACGCGCTGGGCCTTCCTGGTGTCG is part of the Klebsiella quasipneumoniae subsp. quasipneumoniae genome and encodes:
- a CDS encoding LysR substrate-binding domain-containing protein; this translates as MRPPRLPPLGALRAFHAVARQRSFKLAAGALGVSATAVSHQIKLLESVLECRVCERSAQGVSLTADGEILYAATQRAFSALEQAVVQIAQARQPPSLTVTTTSNFLTHWLVPRLADFTARFPAIDLRLHTSVERVDLHLGTVDAAIRYRETPEPDLCCTLLHKDRFIVVASPTLALSRPDDLAQVTLFHVANRHVPADSPSWENWRRRYGPPTLNIDAGLTFSDETHALQAAVAGQGAVIASELLARDLLQRGVLSAPFSGALPGASYCLVTTEAAAQRADIIALREWLVGQMAQGVSGQPAAG
- a CDS encoding DUF1971 domain-containing protein, which produces MQRIIIPTHYVHTRSTPLWTKETAPASIWRRHLDAGTRQGVYPRLSVMQGAIRYLGYADETSPEPVETLTIEAGQFGVFPPEKWHCIEALSEDTVFNVDFYVDPKILIEG
- a CDS encoding DUF1869 domain-containing protein, which produces MNSENKGYTLAVENGRLQRKQEKIFLKPMVLYIPQQAVEAVNGLLSALPDDNLEGEFVLTVTNNNNGVSVDKSFSSLAALRDPLTAADAVKELINIVRGYESDEETNVCGW